The Leishmania major strain Friedlin complete genome, chromosome 28 genome includes a region encoding these proteins:
- a CDS encoding putative mitogen-activated protein kinase: MDNYDVLEVIGEGTYGVVFKCRDKRTNRIVAVKQFKNFQTNAYVRVAMLRELRVEQLLKSEPNVTQLLETFKQKNRVYLVMEYIPRSLLDVLEEVQHGLPEDSLVVLLFTILLGIRSCHRNGIIHRDVKPENILVRDDGAASLCDFGFCRPLPRQLQPQAPPSSHQLSISSHDIGSSASPMVESGSFGLRPLPPPNNAPQMCNAASVSSENSAMLSELVLADHQAIMTNYVATRWYRSPEMLLGMSSYTYAVDMWAVGAIMAEAIDGEPLLPGKTELEQLSLIQTRIGDFPAAYEAAVRKQNGGMLRLRSLNPLAAPPQQLRTKSMQQKSRRASDVRDAAQKRTESKQSTSSYLTERYGGRIAKAGLNLLHGLLRIDAAERITVEEALGHPYFDSVRGRFDATANGARRVCNSNGACDEAADMRPTTAETAESMLMPLTTAASRQAPLPPLTATGAVDCTSPFLSTSDAAGGGSSPCLVAAAPPLVEVPFSLVDRVGAGADDDGGGPLQMPCGAERSPRVTTVAWGASSSSPGSRAPCGVAGSNSSASDSSSLSLWTASDTSAEVDPPTDVTAAKDHVSFPGLSSVLVSLHPESPKPTETDGHHAAAAACNRAAEGSNSTPRQLAPEEDNNDDQPVLRRQAASEGANTRAIQRDASMHSYDCSSTSLFQSRQRQHSPRDARQLRHRTSSLESGGSVTALRGSDSSRTNTAAQEASGAGGAVSATAASGMDVPASLSVLQSRRTAQRRSGSVVNSRLSSSKISAASACRTASPPSLLAKSYSFKSIPTSRSKALAPAEVQSTSKYDLMQSVPEDHTEKRRRPSGPASSPRCQDSRGSVEKRAAANSKGAHTCSSSSMTFNALRSARGDPGCTGGLGSATKERHSSVGRRIDGHGLHVVPAAPSCVNATTPGSSCRATAQEPVEVSSLRRRSTAKSRPPQQPGRRTSTPTARAGIANGTLHSPALTKPLFVRSSPEASASLSVSDARVGGGKKRGLSRFVSPNVPREVRPLPAPERVTLLQEIESLGFLVGTPSAVEVLAPVVAAPVSHTPRHAESKTDAGGGARGRNEGDTRASAIARADHLVRASQPPEMLDNDVQPDGHRGGGNSTSLLTLGETRRQCSGTASSRASAAKRGTAASGETSAFVEGAASSELEDHGRQQNLQRPPHPCGSTGGRPPRTDVNSLSGNTSTHSANATTVGSSRAAPSLIFRSARTASSPLKLATIHPSSFAVQGEGELRELSTSGCHAKTSASTGMSFTAPSNSVDSPPTCRLAPALLRHHHPTTAVGACSVQAYASLGPDPVFGSSAFSAHSPLVAKGSARSPTLSPNPQKRSDADARRVSMESPIVSLSGKRQQRRLSDIPIELSLSEELFADSAACGPRGGRRRHENTTPLSTTPPITMPDDLETVVLMGTPSASRRTDQRPQDEVPCTATWSSARSGTTAMMSSNMPGNSTPFRGLDGDSDGLSAPFEGKGSAAKTEAVDITARTTRHGVAPSLFAAVPKGVPALNEDDVRSVCETPSLPIRGSLEACGAGNSASTSSRKIPGPSLAPPQPLLGGASVLSAQQLHAGGGRRKSRLVL, encoded by the coding sequence ATGGACAACTACGACGTACTCGAGGTCATCGGCGAGGGCACCTACGGGGTTGTCTTCAAGTGCCGCGATAAGCGGACCAATCGGATAGTGGCGGTGAAGCAGTTCAAGAATTTTCAGACGAACGCGTACGTTCGGGTCGCAATGCTGCGCGAACTGCgcgtcgagcagctgctcaagAGCGAGCCCAACgtgacgcagctgctcgaaACGTTCAAGCAGAAGAACCGCGTGTACCTTGTCATGGAGTACATACCGCGCAGCCTCCTAGACGTtctggaggaggtgcagcacgGCCTGCCCGAGGACTCGTTGGTGGTGCTTCTCTTCACCATTCTCTTGGGTATTCGCTCCTGTCATCGCAACGGAATCATTCACCGTGATGTGAAGCCGGAGAACATCTTGgtgcgcgacgacggcgcagccTCCTTGTGCGACTTTGGGTTTTGCCGGCCACTTCCTCGGCAGCTCCAGCCGCAGGCACCGCCATCATCACACCAGCTCTCCATCTCCTCGCACGACATCGGCTCATCGGCTTCACCGATGGTCGAGAGTGGCAGCTTTGGACTTCGCCCCTTGCCGCCACCCAATAACGCGCCGCAAATGTGCAACGCCGCCTCTGTCTCATCAGAAAATTCGGCTATGCTTAGCGAGCTTGTCCTCGCTGATCATCAGGCGATCATGACGAACTACGTGGCGACGCGGTGGTACCGAAGTCCGGAGATGCTCCTGGGGATGTCCAGCTATACCTACGCTGTGGATATGTGGGCTGTGGGAGCCATCATGGCGGAGGCCATCGACGGTGAGCCGTTGTTGCCAGGCAAGACGGAACTGGAGCAGCTCTCGCTTATTCAGACCCGCATCGGGGATTTCCCAGCGGCAtacgaggcggcggtgcggaaGCAGAACGGTGGcatgctgcgcctgcgctcCTTGAACCCGCttgcagcgccaccgcagcaacTGCGCACCAAGTCGATGCAGCAGAAGTCACGGCGAGCAAGCGACGTAAGGGATGCGGCGCAGAAGCGCACAGAGTCGAAGCAGAGCACGAGCTCCTATTTGACCGAGCGTTATGGAGGGCGCATTGCGAAGGCTGGCTTGAACCTACTCCATGGACTTCTGCGCAtcgacgcggcggagcgcaTCACCGTCGAGGAGGCACTTGGACACCCCTACTTTGACAGCGTGCGGGGGAGGTTCGATGCAACTGCGAATGGGGCTCGTAGAGTTTGCAACAGTAATGGCGCCTGCGATGAGGCAGCAGACATGCGACCGACCACTGCGGAAACAGCGGAGTCGATGCTGATGCCCCTAACGACGGCCGCGTCACGCCAagcgcctctccctcccctcaccgccaccggtgccGTCGACTGCACTTCACCCTTCCTCTCTACGTCGGATGCcgcaggtggcggcagctCACCTTGCCTAGtagctgcggcaccaccgctggtggaggtgccGTTCTCCCTGGTAGACAGGGTGGGCGCGGGggcggacgacgacggcggtggcccTCTGCAGATGCCTTGTGGCGCTGAGCGCTCGCCTCGCGTGACGACCGTCGCGTGGGGGGCGTCGTCTTCTTCGCCCGGATCGCGCGCGCCTTGTGGCGTAGCCGGCAGCAATTCCTCGGCCAGTGACTCGTCGAGCCTCTCGCTGTGGACTGCATCGGACACCTCAGCTGAAGTCGATCCGCCCACTGACGTTACGGCAGCGAAGGACCACGTTTCGTTCCCAGGGTTGTCTAGCGTGCTTGTATCACTCCACCCGGAGTCGCCAAAGCCAACCGAGACGGACGGTCAccatgccgctgcggcagcgtgtAACAGGGCTGCCGAGGGTAGCAACTCAACACCACGACAGCTGGCACCAGAGGAGGACAACAACGATGACCAACCTGTGCTGCGTCGACAGGCAGCCTCCGAAGGCGCGAACACGCGTGCCATTCAGCGCGACGCATCCATGCACAGTTATGActgcagctccacctccCTGTTCCAGTCACGGCAACGCCAACACAGCCCGCGAGATGCGCGGCAACTTCGACACCGCACATCCAGCCTAGAGAGCGGCGGGAGCGTCACGGCGCTGAGGGGAAGCGACTCCTCACGAACGAATACGGCTGCGCAGGAAGCcagtggtgctggtggggcggtgtccgccaccgcggcaaGTGGCATGGACGttcctgcctctctctctgtgctgcaGTCTCGACGAACggcacagaggcgcagcggcagcgtggtGAACTCCCGGCTGTCATCGAGCAAAATCAGTGCGGCGAGCGCATGTCGCACCGCGTCACCGCCCTCCCTGCTGGCAAAGTCGTACTCTTTCAAGTCGATCCCCACGAGTCGGTCAAAGGCGCTGGCACCCGCCGAAGTACAGTCCACCTCTAAATATGATCTGATGCAGTCGGTGCCGGAGGACCACACAGAAAAACGGCGGCGCCCCAGTGGACCGGCGAGCTCGCCCCGCTGTCAGGACAGCAGAGGAAGTGTCGAAAAGAGAGCCGCAGCCAACTCGAagggcgcacacacgtgcagcagcagctctaTGACGTTCAACGCGCTGCGGAGTGCACGCGGCGATCCTGGCTGCACTGGCGGGCTGGGCTCTGCGACGAAAGAGCGGCACTCCAGCGTGGGCAGGAGGATCGATGGACATGGGCTGCACGTGGTTCCAGCCGCCCCATCCTGTGTTAACGCGACGACTCCTGGCAGCTCGTGTCGCGCGACTGCACAGGAGCCAGTAGAAGTGTCGTCGCTGAGGCGACGGAGCACGGCCAAATCGCGTCCACCTCAGCAGCCGGGTcgccgcaccagcacaccGACTGCCCGCGCTGGTATCGCAAACGGTACCCTCCACAGCCCGGCGCTGACGAAGCCTCTTTTCGTCCGCAGCTCTCCAgaggcgtcggcgtcgctctCGGTGAGCGACGCGCgcgtcggtggcggcaaGAAGCGTGGTCTCTCGCGCTTTGTGTCGCCTAATGTGCCACGTGAGGTTCGGCCGTTGCCGGCCCCGGAGCGCGTCACGTTGTTGCAGGAGATCGAAAGTCTCGGATTCTTGGTGGGCACACCCAGCGCTGTGGAGGTGCTAGCGCCGGTCGTCGCTGCGCCTGTCTCTCACACGCCAAGGCACGCTGAATCCAAAACCgacgctggtggaggcgctcGCGGCAGAAACGAAGGAGATACAAGAGCCTCTGCCATTGCCCGCGCGGATCACCTGGTGCGGGCGTCTCAGCCACCTGAGATGCTAGATAATGATGTACAACCGGACGGgcaccgcggcggaggcaacTCCACCTCCTTGCTAACGCTGGGAGAAACAAGAAGGCAGTGCTCAGGGACGGCGAgctcgcgcgcctcggcTGCGAAGCGAGGCACCGCAGCTTCTGGTGAAACCTCGGCATTCGTCGAaggcgccgccagcagcgaaTTAGAGGATCATGGACGGCAGCAAAACCTTCAACGACCACCGCACCCGTGCGGCAGTACCGGCGGCCGCCCCCCTCGCACGGATGTGAACTCGCTTTCCGGGaacaccagcacacacagcGCGAACGCCACTACagtcggcagcagccgcgcagcacccAGTCTCATTTTCCGATCTGCTcgcaccgcctcgtcgccctTGAAGCTGGCGACCATCCACCCTTCCTCGTTCGCCGTTCAGGGAGAGGGTGAGCTCCGCGAGCTGTCGACGAGCGGCTGCCATGCAAAGACCTCCGCTAGCACGGGGATGTCTTTCACGGCTCCTTCTAACTCTGTGGACTCGCCCCCAACGTGCCGACTCGCTCCAGCGCTGTTGCGTCATCAccaccccaccaccgctgtgGGTGCATGCTCGGTTCAGGCATACGCCTCCCTCGGACCTGATCCTGTGTTCGGAAGCAGCGCCTTTTCCGCGCACTCACCTCTTGTCGCAAAGGGCTCTGCTCGGTCGCCGACTCTGTCGCCCAACCCGCAGAAACGCAGCGACGCTGATGCTCGGCGGGTCTCGATGGAGTCGCCAATCGTGTCACTGTCTGGCAagcggcaacagcgccgTCTTTCCGACATTCCTATCGAGCTCTCGCTGAGTGAGGAGTTGTTTGCTGACTCGGCCGCTTGCGGCCCACGAGGGGGGCGTCGCAGGCACGAGAATACAACCCCGCTCTCCACCACTCCCCCGATTACCATGCCGGACGACTTGGAAACTGTAGTGCTGATGGGCACTCCATCAGCAAGCCGGCGCACCGACCAGCGGCCTCAGGACGAGGTGCCTTGCACCGCTACCTGGTCTTCcgcccgcagcggcacgacgGCTATGATGTCAAGTAACATGCCCGGCAACTCTACTCCTTTTCGAGGCCTCGACGGAGACAGCGATGGCTTGTCAGCTCCCTTCGAAGGAAAGGGCTCTGCTGCGAAGACGGAAGCGGTGGACATCACCGCGAGGACAACGAGGCACGGCGTCGCCCCATCGTTGTTTGCTGCCGTGCCAAAGGGCGTACCGGCGCTCAACGAGGATGATGTGAGGAGCGTCTGCGAAactccgtcgctgccgatACGGGGCTCGCTGGAGGCATGCGGCGCGGGCAACAGCGCGTCCACATCCTCCCGGAAGATACCTGGACCCTCACTAGCACCTCCTCAGCCGCTTCTGGGCGGGGCGAGCGTGCtgagcgcgcagcagctgcacgccggGGGAGGCCGCAGAAAGAGTCGGTTGGTGCTTTGA